A region of Spodoptera frugiperda isolate SF20-4 chromosome 26, AGI-APGP_CSIRO_Sfru_2.0, whole genome shotgun sequence DNA encodes the following proteins:
- the LOC118264606 gene encoding 26S proteasome non-ATPase regulatory subunit 10 encodes MSIGSVYETAYRGDFNQVKVKVDEDHGLINAPDSNQRLLIHWAALGGNQNLVDFLLDLGSPVDPLDDTNSTPLILASSAGRVEVVKLLLSKKADVNKKTSRGQSSLHYACSKGHVEVSKLLLNFDANVNDVDVLSATPLHRAAAQGRNNIVELLLASPQIKVDMCDSTGSTPLHIACEEDREAVACMLVKAGADLEIANKDKKTPLDLCSAKLRNVLSTLVK; translated from the exons ATGTCTATTGGATCAGTTTATGAAACTGCATATAGAGGAGACTTTAACCAAGTTAAAGTGAAGGTTGATGAAGATCATGGATTAATAAATGCACCAGACTCT aatCAGCGACTACTTATTCATTGGGCGGCACTGGGTGGGAATCAAAACTTGGTGGACTTTTTGTTGGATTTAGGGAGTCCTGTTGATCCTTTAGATGACACCAATTCAACTCCTTTAATACTAGCCTCTTCAGCTGGAAGAGTGGAAGTAGTAAAGTTATTGCTAAGCAAAAAAGCTGATGTTAATAAAAAGACAAGTAGAGGCCAGTCATCTTTGCATTATGCCTGTTCAAAAGGTCATGTAGAG GTATCAAAGTTACTATTAAACTTCGATGCGAATGTCAATGATGTTGATGTTTTGAGTGCAACACCTCTACATCGTGCTGCAGCACAAGGCAGAAACAATATTGTAGAACTCCTTTTGGCATCACCTCAAATAAAAGTTGATATGTGTGACTCTACGGGTTCAACACCTTT acATATAGCTTGTGAAGAAGACAGAGAAGCAGTGGCATGCATGCTGGTCAAAGCTGGAGCTGACTTAGAAATAGCTAACAAAGATAAGAAGACACCCCTTGACTTGTGTTCTGCTAAGTTGAGAAATGTTTTGTCTACTttggtgaaataa
- the LOC118264602 gene encoding diacylglycerol kinase epsilon isoform X1, giving the protein MDESKIETLFDLNNAIFSNHYFLVGGAFLIYLVYRIFHSLLADNNYMRTRYRTRGHTWRSIQCNKSVPYNIYCTNCCKLMLPVVGLFCECCAVSACKRCRRSVDKKFRCKPVSWPADKPFYHHWVHVGTSQSDESEDHNEEGLKKYFCAWCQRTKLCAHTSNLENEQCDFQKYRNIIIPPACVQLERGVVSNIKHPGDSDWEPFIIVANPKSGSNRSDEVLSLFRGLLNPIQVVDISSTSPESVVRWLPPRCRILVAGGDGTVAWVMNSLFSFPHVKAAVAILPMGTGNDLSRVLGWGAGGHTSLDAHSIISSVRQANHQPLDRWKVTIMPKRSRLARYRQPRVLYAYNYASIGVDAQVALDFHHARSQFLYRYASRTLNYMAYAFLGVGRALDDGGCGGLERRLCVWVGGARDPLALPPLQALVALNIPSWGAGVDLWSMGSEDGVGEQSIHDGKLEVVGISSSFHIARLQCGLAEPYRFAQASSLKIELEGSCAMQVDGEPWMQGPATILIESAGQSLMLRANAKQRRSE; this is encoded by the exons atggatGAATCCAAAATTGAAACCctttttgatttaaataatgcTATATTTTCTAATCATTATTTCTTAGTGGGAGGAGCGTTTCTCATTTATTTGGTGTATCGAATATTTCATTCCTTACTtgctgataataattatatgcgAACAAGGTATCGGACCCGAGGTCATACATGGAGAAGCATTCAGTGTAACAAATCTGTACCCTACAATATATAC tgcacaaattgttgtaaatTGATGCTACCGGTAGTGGGACTATTTTGTGAATGTTGTGCTGTAAGTGCATGCAAGAGATGTCGCAGATCTGTTGATAAAAAATTTAGATGTAAACCAGTGTCTTGGCCTGCTGATAAACCGTTTTATCATCACTGGGTTCATG tggGAACAAGCCAATCAGATGAAAGTGAGGATCACAATGAagaaggtttaaaaaaatacttctgtGCTTGGTGTCAAAGAACAAAATTGTGTGCTCATACAAGTAATCTAGAAAATGAG CAATGTGATTTTCAAAAGTACAGGAATATAATTATTCCACCTGCATGTGTACAGTTAGAAAGAGGAGTTGTTTCTAACATTAAACATCCAGGTGACAGTGACTGGGAACCATTCATTATAGTAG CTAATCCCAAGTCTGGAAGCAACAGGAGTGATGAAGTTCTATCTTTATTCAGGGGACTGCTGAACCCTATtcaa GTGGTAGATATTAGTTCGACTTCTCCCGAGAGTGTGGTGCGATGGCTGCCACCGAGATGTCGCATACTCGTCGCTGGCGGAGACGGGACAGTAGCCTGGGTTATGAATTCGTTGTTCTCTTTTCCACATGTcaag gCGGCTGTTGCGATTTTGCCCATGGGTACCGGAAACGATCTGTCTCGTGTGCTGGGGTGGGGCGCGGGCGGACACACCTCTCTGGATGCACACAGCATCATCAGCTCTGTAAGACAAGCCAATCATCAGCCATTGGacag ATGGAAAGTAACGATAATGCCGAAGCGCAGTAGACTGGCCCGATACCGTCAGCCGCGCGTGTTGTACGCGTACAATTACGCCAGTATCGGAGTGGACGCGCAAGTGGCTTTGGACTTCCACCACGCACGCTCGCAGTTTCTCTACAGATACGCTAGTCGAACTCTTAATTat ATGGCTTACGCATTCCTGGGAGTGGGGCGTGCGCTGGACGACGGCGGGTGCGGCGGGCTGGAGCGGCGCCTGTGTGTGTGGGTGGGCGGCGCCCGCGACCCGCTCGCCCTGCCCCCGCTGCAGGCACTCGTCGCGCTCAACATCCCGTCCTGGGGAGCCGGCGTTGATCTTTGGA GCATGGGAAGTGAAGATGGCGTGGGAGAACAAAGCATCCACGATGGAAAGCTTGAG gtGGTTGGAATTTCCTCTTCATTCCATATTGCGAGATTGCAGTGCGGCTTAGCAGAACCCTATCGTTTTGCACAAGCATCTAGTCTgaag ATTGAGTTGGAGGGATCATGTGCCATGCAAGTGGATGGAGAGCCTTGGATGCAGGGCCCCGCTACTATTTTAATTGAGTCCGCCGGTCAAAGCCTTATGCTGCGGGCAAATGCGAAACAGCGTCGAAGTGAATGA
- the LOC118264602 gene encoding diacylglycerol kinase epsilon isoform X2, whose protein sequence is MDESKIETLFDLNNAIFSNHYFLVGGAFLIYLVYRIFHSLLADNNYMRTRYRTRGHTWRSIQCNKSVPYNIYCTNCCKLMLPVVGLFCECCAVSACKRCRRSVDKKFRCKPVSWPADKPFYHHWVHVGTSQSDESEDHNEEGLKKYFCAWCQRTKLCAHTSNLENEQCDFQKYRNIIIPPACVQLERGVVSNIKHPGDSDWEPFIIVANPKSGSNRSDEVLSLFRGLLNPIQVVDISSTSPESVVRWLPPRCRILVAGGDGTVAWVMNSLFSFPHVKAAVAILPMGTGNDLSRVLGWGAGGHTSLDAHSIISSVRQANHQPLDRWKVTIMPKRSRLARYRQPRVLYAYNYASIGVDAQVALDFHHARSQFLYRYASRTLNYMAYAFLGVGRALDDGGCGGLERRLCVWVGGARDPLALPPLQALVALNIPSWGAGVDLWSGWNFLFIPYCEIAVRLSRTLSFCTSI, encoded by the exons atggatGAATCCAAAATTGAAACCctttttgatttaaataatgcTATATTTTCTAATCATTATTTCTTAGTGGGAGGAGCGTTTCTCATTTATTTGGTGTATCGAATATTTCATTCCTTACTtgctgataataattatatgcgAACAAGGTATCGGACCCGAGGTCATACATGGAGAAGCATTCAGTGTAACAAATCTGTACCCTACAATATATAC tgcacaaattgttgtaaatTGATGCTACCGGTAGTGGGACTATTTTGTGAATGTTGTGCTGTAAGTGCATGCAAGAGATGTCGCAGATCTGTTGATAAAAAATTTAGATGTAAACCAGTGTCTTGGCCTGCTGATAAACCGTTTTATCATCACTGGGTTCATG tggGAACAAGCCAATCAGATGAAAGTGAGGATCACAATGAagaaggtttaaaaaaatacttctgtGCTTGGTGTCAAAGAACAAAATTGTGTGCTCATACAAGTAATCTAGAAAATGAG CAATGTGATTTTCAAAAGTACAGGAATATAATTATTCCACCTGCATGTGTACAGTTAGAAAGAGGAGTTGTTTCTAACATTAAACATCCAGGTGACAGTGACTGGGAACCATTCATTATAGTAG CTAATCCCAAGTCTGGAAGCAACAGGAGTGATGAAGTTCTATCTTTATTCAGGGGACTGCTGAACCCTATtcaa GTGGTAGATATTAGTTCGACTTCTCCCGAGAGTGTGGTGCGATGGCTGCCACCGAGATGTCGCATACTCGTCGCTGGCGGAGACGGGACAGTAGCCTGGGTTATGAATTCGTTGTTCTCTTTTCCACATGTcaag gCGGCTGTTGCGATTTTGCCCATGGGTACCGGAAACGATCTGTCTCGTGTGCTGGGGTGGGGCGCGGGCGGACACACCTCTCTGGATGCACACAGCATCATCAGCTCTGTAAGACAAGCCAATCATCAGCCATTGGacag ATGGAAAGTAACGATAATGCCGAAGCGCAGTAGACTGGCCCGATACCGTCAGCCGCGCGTGTTGTACGCGTACAATTACGCCAGTATCGGAGTGGACGCGCAAGTGGCTTTGGACTTCCACCACGCACGCTCGCAGTTTCTCTACAGATACGCTAGTCGAACTCTTAATTat ATGGCTTACGCATTCCTGGGAGTGGGGCGTGCGCTGGACGACGGCGGGTGCGGCGGGCTGGAGCGGCGCCTGTGTGTGTGGGTGGGCGGCGCCCGCGACCCGCTCGCCCTGCCCCCGCTGCAGGCACTCGTCGCGCTCAACATCCCGTCCTGGGGAGCCGGCGTTGATCTTTGGA gtGGTTGGAATTTCCTCTTCATTCCATATTGCGAGATTGCAGTGCGGCTTAGCAGAACCCTATCGTTTTGCACAAGCATCTAG